One Maribacter dokdonensis DSW-8 genomic region harbors:
- a CDS encoding GreA/GreB family elongation factor — MKYGNLVIEKKEFVVLKRLMNLSGYYKDDTLRKSVKKLASELETAIILDANDMHEDVIRLNTLVTIVSDSGWHKKFKLVMPTDSDIKNNKISILTPMGAAVMGYSEGDTVQWEFPVGEQKLTIEKVEQENEHINLNMAL; from the coding sequence ATGAAGTACGGAAATCTGGTTATAGAAAAAAAAGAATTTGTAGTACTTAAAAGATTAATGAACCTATCTGGGTATTACAAAGATGACACCTTACGTAAATCTGTTAAAAAGCTGGCATCAGAACTAGAAACTGCTATTATTTTAGACGCTAACGATATGCACGAAGATGTAATACGGTTAAATACCCTGGTCACCATAGTTTCTGATAGCGGTTGGCACAAAAAGTTTAAACTGGTAATGCCTACGGACAGCGATATTAAGAACAATAAAATCTCAATTCTTACACCAATGGGTGCAGCAGTTATGGGATATAGTGAAGGTGATACCGTTCAATGGGAATTTCCGGTCGGGGAACAAAAACTTACTATTGAAAAAGTGGAGCAAGAAAACGAACATATTAACCTGAATATGGCATTATAA
- a CDS encoding universal stress protein, giving the protein MESSILIPTDFSKNSWNAMLYAIKLFEDRKCSFYILHAYAKETYGLDSLSLLDPDEAFNKTSENNSKKGLRETIARLHSLNKNTKHSFYAVSESMSLLSAVKNLNKKIQFDLLVLGAKGSANKNEAAYGQHTLEILKNVKENPILIVPGNVDFNQPKEIVLTTNFNTNIKKSEIEYLVTIAKLSNASIQVLSLEQPSNLSFGQKRNKVKLRNQLKDVAHSFNTLRNVKMAIALNCFVAIRHSNMISYVDKKPSFWERFGFGRLSLNNLGYYAEVPVLAIHSK; this is encoded by the coding sequence ATGGAAAGCAGTATATTAATACCCACAGATTTCTCAAAAAATTCATGGAATGCCATGCTTTACGCTATAAAGCTGTTTGAAGATAGAAAGTGTAGCTTTTACATATTGCATGCCTATGCCAAAGAAACATATGGTCTTGATAGTTTAAGCCTTCTTGATCCAGATGAAGCGTTCAATAAAACATCAGAAAACAATTCTAAAAAAGGTTTAAGAGAAACCATTGCCAGATTACATAGCTTAAACAAAAATACTAAGCATAGTTTCTATGCCGTATCTGAGTCTATGTCACTTTTAAGTGCAGTCAAAAACCTGAACAAGAAGATACAATTTGATTTACTTGTATTGGGAGCTAAAGGCTCGGCAAATAAAAACGAAGCAGCATATGGTCAACATACCTTGGAAATTTTAAAGAACGTAAAGGAAAATCCAATATTAATTGTTCCCGGCAATGTAGATTTCAATCAACCCAAAGAAATTGTATTGACCACTAATTTTAATACGAACATTAAAAAATCTGAAATTGAATATTTGGTTACTATTGCCAAACTAAGCAACGCAAGCATACAAGTACTTAGTTTAGAACAGCCGAGCAACCTAAGTTTTGGTCAAAAAAGGAACAAAGTAAAATTACGTAATCAGCTAAAAGACGTAGCCCATAGCTTTAACACCTTGCGCAATGTCAAAATGGCCATTGCATTAAATTGTTTTGTAGCTATAAGGCATTCAAATATGATCAGTTATGTAGACAAAAAACCGTCATTTTGGGAAAGATTTGGTTTTGGGAGACTATCATTGAACAACCTGGGCTATTATGCAGAGGTACCCGTACTGGCCATACATAGTAAATAA
- a CDS encoding mechanosensitive ion channel family protein, with protein MNDDFHKILFNYLTEAGLSTTAASYLNLAILLIVALVLAWFLDLLIWKVLRSVSLRLARKSKTNFDNFLVANRVPRYLAHIVPLSILIEFVPFAFIGFDYAAEIVLKFLHVLFVVLALYVVKSVFTSINDYLKTKPRFRDKPMGSYIQVFMIFAWIVGIFTIFAIITEIQVWKFFTALGAGSAVILLIFKDSILGLVASIQVSINDMVRIGDWISFDKFGADGDVIEISLATVKVQNFDKTITTIPTYALISDSFKNWRGMQDSGGRRIKRALILSQKSIRFLSETDLEEFEKIQLIAPYLKTRNEQINSYNTSNNINKDLAINGRNLTNIGVFRKYVNDYLETHSAINKGMTLMVRQLPPTPQGIPLEIYAFSSDKRWENYEYVMADIFDHLLAALPYFHLQVYEIPVSISAVEN; from the coding sequence ATGAACGACGATTTTCATAAAATACTCTTTAATTATCTTACAGAAGCTGGACTTAGTACTACTGCCGCATCATATCTTAATTTAGCCATATTATTAATTGTTGCATTAGTGTTGGCTTGGTTCTTGGATCTTTTGATCTGGAAAGTTCTACGTTCAGTTTCACTAAGGCTAGCAAGAAAATCAAAAACCAATTTCGATAATTTTTTGGTAGCCAACAGGGTGCCCAGATATTTGGCTCATATTGTTCCGTTAAGCATATTAATAGAATTTGTACCCTTTGCCTTTATTGGCTTTGACTATGCCGCAGAAATTGTTTTAAAGTTTTTACATGTACTTTTTGTAGTGCTTGCATTATATGTAGTCAAAAGTGTTTTTACCAGTATTAATGATTATTTAAAGACCAAGCCAAGGTTTAGAGATAAACCTATGGGCAGTTACATACAGGTGTTTATGATCTTTGCCTGGATCGTAGGTATCTTCACTATTTTCGCCATTATCACCGAAATTCAAGTTTGGAAGTTCTTTACCGCACTGGGTGCCGGCTCTGCCGTTATTCTACTTATTTTCAAAGATTCTATACTTGGGTTGGTGGCTAGTATACAAGTAAGTATCAATGATATGGTGCGTATTGGCGACTGGATCAGTTTTGATAAGTTTGGTGCAGATGGCGATGTTATAGAAATATCATTGGCGACGGTAAAGGTTCAGAATTTTGATAAGACAATTACGACCATTCCTACCTATGCCTTAATATCAGATTCTTTCAAGAACTGGCGTGGTATGCAAGATTCTGGCGGAAGACGAATTAAGCGCGCATTGATCTTAAGTCAAAAAAGTATACGTTTTCTTTCTGAAACAGATTTGGAGGAATTTGAAAAAATACAATTAATTGCGCCATACCTTAAAACCAGAAACGAGCAGATCAATTCTTACAACACCTCTAACAACATCAATAAAGACCTTGCCATTAACGGTAGAAATTTGACCAATATAGGAGTGTTCAGGAAATATGTGAACGATTATTTAGAAACCCACTCTGCCATAAATAAGGGAATGACCTTAATGGTTCGTCAATTACCACCTACGCCACAAGGCATACCCTTAGAAATATATGCATTTAGCTCAGATAAACGTTGGGAAAACTATGAGTATGTTATGGCAGATATCTTTGACCATTTACTGGCCGCACTACCCTATTTTCATTTACAGGTTTATGAAATTCCCGTTTCTATTTCTGCCGTTGAAAATTAA
- a CDS encoding helix-turn-helix transcriptional regulator yields MNPNIFEPQQNLKEWVQCYWTLESAIEDTPVKNTIIPDGTMKLIFHYGDTYRHHPNSKESFILPKCFLIGQLTQPYIVEPLGVTGTFVVRFQPNGFFPFADINIKEIQNTAVPLNVLFDKEGEILGNQILEAHSTAERIALIETFLLARLIDKKNIDHIVKSTIETILEANGQFSVNELSKQNNIHRRQLVRKFSSTIGLSPKQLSKTIRIQNTLKKLLTEEVTSLTDLAYENEYFDQAHFIKDFKEFTGLTPKEFYVDDLKMSMIFDNKK; encoded by the coding sequence ATGAATCCTAATATATTTGAACCACAACAGAATTTAAAGGAATGGGTTCAATGTTACTGGACATTGGAAAGTGCTATTGAAGACACTCCTGTAAAAAATACTATAATACCCGATGGTACAATGAAACTAATTTTTCATTACGGAGATACCTATAGACATCACCCAAATTCAAAAGAAAGTTTCATATTACCTAAGTGTTTTTTAATTGGGCAATTAACACAACCGTATATTGTAGAACCACTAGGTGTTACCGGTACTTTTGTAGTTAGATTTCAGCCAAACGGATTTTTCCCTTTTGCAGACATCAATATTAAAGAAATACAAAATACTGCAGTGCCGTTAAATGTATTGTTTGACAAGGAAGGCGAAATACTTGGAAACCAAATTCTAGAAGCCCACTCTACTGCAGAACGAATAGCGCTAATAGAAACCTTTTTACTTGCCCGATTAATAGATAAAAAAAATATTGACCATATTGTAAAATCTACTATTGAGACCATTTTAGAGGCCAATGGACAATTTTCTGTGAATGAACTTTCAAAACAAAATAACATTCATAGAAGACAGCTGGTCAGAAAATTTTCATCCACTATTGGGTTGAGTCCCAAGCAACTTTCCAAAACTATTAGAATTCAGAATACTTTAAAAAAATTATTAACTGAAGAAGTTACGAGTCTTACCGATTTGGCTTATGAAAACGAATATTTTGACCAAGCACATTTCATTAAAGATTTTAAAGAATTTACAGGGCTTACTCCTAAAGAGTTTTATGTGGATGATTTAAAAATGTCCATGATTTTTGACAACAAAAAGTAA
- a CDS encoding VOC family protein, translated as MTNVNPVNWFDIHVSNLQSAKEFYETVFNIKLIDFPIEFGKQSGFPFDPKGLNITGALVEKEDFIANSNNTVVYFESKDCTTEENLVGQAGGKIIRPKMSIGEFGFVAILMDRDGNTIGLHSMK; from the coding sequence ATGACAAACGTAAATCCTGTAAACTGGTTTGATATCCATGTTTCAAACTTACAAAGTGCCAAAGAGTTCTATGAAACAGTTTTTAATATTAAACTTATTGATTTTCCTATTGAATTTGGCAAGCAATCTGGTTTTCCATTTGACCCAAAAGGTTTAAATATTACTGGGGCATTGGTAGAAAAAGAAGATTTTATAGCAAACAGTAACAATACTGTGGTCTATTTTGAATCCAAAGACTGTACTACTGAAGAGAATTTAGTAGGACAAGCAGGCGGAAAAATTATAAGACCAAAGATGTCTATTGGCGAATTTGGTTTTGTAGCCATTTTAATGGATAGAGATGGTAATACTATAGGGTTGCACTCCATGAAATAA
- a CDS encoding FAD-dependent oxidoreductase, whose translation MKRRKFFEKSVKATLGASVIPLTGYSNDPEKANSTDLTSEKPFGNTDPNQWHQMGTGKKPRPDRRKTETYDVAVIGGGAAGMCAAIAAARNGSKVVLIQDRPVLGGNSSSEIRVHLNGVNHLRNGLPERETGIIEEILLHNRFHNPQDSYPVWDHILYDFITKEENLDLKLNTTAIRAIMSDDGKIEAAYCWQLTTETEFTIEASIFIDCSGDGLLGATAGALYRTGREASSEFNEKYAPKEADGWQMGSTVLLGSKDMGRPMPFEPPHFTLKYDAEKSHKGRQLKPFELGFWWVELGSDEDIIGEFEDNKHKLLGYAYGVWDYMKNSGKFPETENYALDWVSSLPGKRESRRFIGDYILSEPDLLKNKQFEDAVAFGGWSLDEHNPGGIENLNEPPSYFHADFEEPYQIPFRSLYSKNVPNLLFAGRNISQTHIALSSSRIMATCALEGQAIGTAAALCVKKKVLPRKLGKTYIEELQEQLIRDDAFIPNKPANDSTDLVKRAALIFGSSTSSGDAKLLNDGWSKDYNDNPHHWQSDGLPAHVQIEWDDRINISQLELKCDTNVKRNLMLRRDSLENDVYTTKVPKELLQSLDIEARMDGNWVKIGSIDKNKTRLIKFNFETIETTAVRINLKSTYGADHAKLFEVRCYS comes from the coding sequence ATGAAAAGAAGAAAGTTTTTTGAAAAATCTGTAAAAGCAACTCTAGGCGCAAGTGTTATACCATTAACCGGATATTCAAACGACCCAGAAAAAGCAAATAGTACAGACCTAACATCAGAAAAGCCTTTTGGCAATACGGACCCCAATCAATGGCACCAAATGGGTACCGGCAAAAAGCCAAGACCGGACAGACGAAAAACAGAAACCTATGACGTTGCCGTTATTGGTGGCGGAGCTGCAGGCATGTGTGCCGCCATAGCTGCTGCAAGAAATGGTTCTAAAGTAGTTTTAATTCAAGACCGCCCTGTATTAGGCGGTAACTCTTCAAGCGAAATCCGTGTTCACCTCAACGGGGTAAATCATTTAAGAAACGGTTTGCCAGAACGAGAAACCGGTATCATTGAAGAAATACTATTACACAATCGCTTTCATAACCCACAAGACTCCTACCCTGTTTGGGACCATATTTTGTATGACTTTATCACCAAGGAAGAAAACCTTGATCTAAAACTGAATACCACGGCAATTAGAGCCATAATGTCAGACGACGGTAAAATTGAAGCCGCTTATTGTTGGCAATTGACCACTGAAACTGAATTTACCATAGAGGCATCTATCTTTATAGATTGCTCAGGTGATGGCTTATTGGGTGCTACCGCTGGCGCACTATACAGAACCGGTAGGGAAGCCTCTTCTGAATTTAATGAGAAATATGCGCCCAAAGAGGCAGATGGTTGGCAAATGGGCTCTACCGTGCTTTTAGGTTCAAAAGACATGGGTAGACCTATGCCTTTTGAACCGCCACATTTCACCCTTAAATATGACGCGGAAAAATCTCACAAAGGAAGACAGTTAAAACCTTTTGAATTAGGTTTTTGGTGGGTAGAGTTAGGTAGTGATGAAGATATTATTGGTGAATTCGAAGATAATAAACATAAACTTTTAGGATATGCCTACGGCGTTTGGGACTATATGAAAAACTCAGGTAAATTTCCCGAAACAGAAAACTATGCTTTAGATTGGGTTTCTTCATTACCCGGCAAAAGAGAAAGCCGCAGATTTATTGGCGATTATATTCTTAGCGAACCAGATTTATTAAAGAACAAACAATTTGAAGATGCAGTGGCATTTGGCGGTTGGTCCTTAGATGAACACAACCCTGGCGGAATTGAGAACCTTAACGAACCGCCCAGTTATTTTCACGCAGATTTTGAAGAGCCGTACCAAATACCATTTCGTTCCCTGTATTCTAAAAATGTACCTAATCTTTTATTTGCAGGTAGAAATATAAGTCAGACACATATAGCCTTATCATCTTCCCGTATAATGGCTACATGTGCGCTTGAAGGGCAAGCAATAGGTACGGCGGCTGCCTTGTGTGTAAAAAAGAAAGTTTTACCACGTAAATTGGGAAAAACATATATTGAAGAATTGCAAGAACAATTAATTAGGGACGATGCATTTATTCCAAACAAACCTGCAAATGACAGCACAGATCTGGTTAAACGAGCAGCATTGATATTTGGCTCTAGTACATCTTCTGGCGATGCAAAATTATTGAACGATGGTTGGTCAAAAGATTACAATGACAATCCACATCATTGGCAATCTGACGGACTACCGGCGCATGTTCAAATTGAATGGGATGACCGTATAAATATCTCTCAGCTTGAATTAAAATGTGATACCAATGTAAAACGAAACTTGATGCTACGCAGAGATAGTTTAGAAAATGATGTGTATACCACAAAAGTTCCTAAGGAACTATTACAATCCTTGGATATAGAAGCTCGCATGGATGGCAATTGGGTTAAAATAGGCAGTATAGATAAAAACAAAACCCGCTTGATCAAATTTAATTTTGAAACCATAGAAACCACTGCGGTACGTATTAATTTAAAAAGTACCTATGGCGCAGATCATGCCAAATTATTTGAAGTAAGATGTTATAGTTAA
- a CDS encoding chloramphenicol acetyltransferase: MRKELNIHEWSRKEHFNFFSKFSEPFYGITAKIDCSTAYKNSKENGYSFFMYYLHKSLKAANNITAFKYRIEGYKVYEYDVINASPTINRSNGTFGFSYLDYHEDFNTFCELAAPRIEEVKNSKSLMPALSGENVIHFSSLPWIDFTSLSHARHFDFPDSCPKISFGKMTTVDGIQKMPVSVHVHHGLADGLHVGQFFEKLQEFMDFDD, encoded by the coding sequence ATGCGAAAAGAACTTAATATCCATGAATGGTCTAGAAAAGAACACTTTAATTTTTTTTCAAAATTCAGTGAACCGTTCTATGGCATTACCGCTAAAATAGATTGTTCAACTGCCTACAAAAATTCAAAAGAAAACGGATACTCCTTTTTCATGTACTATTTGCATAAATCATTAAAAGCCGCAAATAATATTACAGCATTTAAATACCGTATTGAGGGTTATAAGGTTTATGAATACGATGTAATAAATGCATCGCCCACTATTAACAGATCAAATGGAACTTTTGGATTTTCCTACCTTGATTATCATGAAGATTTTAATACTTTTTGCGAGCTGGCAGCACCTAGAATTGAAGAAGTAAAAAACTCCAAAAGTTTAATGCCAGCTTTATCAGGTGAAAATGTAATTCATTTTTCATCATTACCTTGGATAGATTTCACATCACTTTCCCATGCTAGGCATTTTGATTTTCCGGACAGCTGCCCAAAAATTAGTTTTGGTAAAATGACTACTGTAGATGGCATTCAAAAAATGCCCGTATCGGTTCATGTTCATCATGGTTTGGCAGATGGTCTACATGTTGGGCAATTCTTTGAAAAACTACAGGAATTTATGGACTTTGATGATTAA
- a CDS encoding FUSC family protein, with protein sequence MLSKIQVFILDTFKKLFQFLGSTHFTKSVLTVIAVITPLGIGISTGYSEIGVAICFGAFWCNPSDVHGSLKHKVYGILFSAALVMVVSFIGGYLHYSPWLSVVILGVVSFAISMISAYGFRASLISFSGLLALVISFAHTPDQLKIYEFSLLVGLGGMWYLALSLLWYKINPKGQTEEVLYETIGNTGKLLKKRGKLIGKKANRKKLKKSLFLLQSELTEQHNTLREILILSRKNSGISVYNGKRVLVLAQLIEMLENAGANPVNYLKMDEQFQGYPEFAKLFQHIISEMAEQLQMIAVIGNKPTKIPKHNKLKILFNDLDSKIQELGGIKDAQAYEAFIMFQNFLEYQEKQFDKIKRIKWLLSDHDVASEEFIDKEILKHFLISQDYSPRILLRNLSFRSTIFRHSLRMAITLMIGFVLGNLFSFQNAYWILLTIILIMRPNYGLTKARSKDRTVGTIIGGLIATVIVFLVQDVYAYAILALISFVIALSMLQKNYKASAIYVTLSIVFIYGILQPDVMTVIQYRILDTLLGAVLSYLGFLFLWPSWSFQEIRKDVVKSVEANRTYLSEIANFYIHKGNVPTSYRLARKNAFLETSNLSSAFQRMTQEPHSKQKNLNEIYQLVELNHNFLSSLASWSIYIQHHTTTEASERLNNIITKIDENLESVLKMLSIDAADKQVINLDEVISFEKQLPKFQSEEVNLSADDSHKYKRNHQEEQLIWEQLRWLYSLSVNMMKLTSSL encoded by the coding sequence GTGTTGAGCAAGATTCAAGTTTTTATTTTAGATACATTTAAAAAGCTATTCCAATTTTTGGGTAGCACTCATTTTACCAAGTCGGTATTGACTGTAATTGCCGTAATTACACCACTGGGTATAGGTATTTCTACGGGGTATTCAGAAATAGGTGTGGCTATTTGTTTTGGTGCTTTTTGGTGTAACCCAAGTGATGTTCATGGCAGTTTAAAACACAAGGTATATGGCATTTTATTTTCTGCCGCTTTGGTTATGGTCGTTAGTTTTATAGGGGGTTACTTGCATTATTCTCCATGGTTGTCAGTAGTAATCTTAGGTGTGGTCAGCTTTGCAATTTCCATGATTTCCGCCTACGGATTTAGGGCTTCTCTTATTAGTTTTTCCGGTCTATTGGCATTGGTCATCAGTTTTGCGCATACTCCAGACCAGTTAAAAATTTATGAATTCTCTTTATTGGTTGGTCTTGGAGGTATGTGGTATCTGGCCCTGTCCCTTTTATGGTATAAGATAAACCCAAAAGGGCAGACCGAGGAAGTTTTATATGAAACTATTGGGAATACCGGTAAGCTATTAAAAAAGAGAGGTAAATTAATAGGTAAAAAAGCCAATAGGAAAAAACTCAAAAAAAGTCTTTTTTTACTACAGAGCGAATTAACCGAACAGCACAACACTTTACGTGAAATACTTATTCTTTCACGTAAGAATTCTGGTATATCGGTATATAATGGAAAGCGGGTTTTGGTTTTGGCTCAATTGATAGAAATGTTGGAAAATGCTGGTGCAAACCCTGTTAATTATTTAAAAATGGATGAGCAATTTCAAGGTTATCCTGAGTTTGCAAAACTGTTTCAACATATTATTTCAGAAATGGCAGAACAGTTACAGATGATTGCTGTTATTGGAAATAAGCCAACAAAAATACCCAAGCACAATAAACTGAAAATTCTGTTTAATGACTTGGATAGCAAGATTCAAGAATTAGGGGGCATAAAAGATGCACAGGCCTATGAAGCTTTTATCATGTTTCAGAATTTTCTGGAGTACCAAGAAAAACAGTTCGATAAAATTAAAAGAATCAAGTGGTTGTTAAGTGATCATGATGTTGCGTCTGAAGAGTTTATAGATAAAGAAATTTTAAAACACTTTTTAATTTCCCAAGATTATAGTCCGCGTATTTTGTTGCGTAACCTAAGTTTTAGATCTACCATTTTTAGGCATTCGTTGCGTATGGCAATTACCTTAATGATCGGTTTTGTTTTGGGTAACCTATTTTCTTTTCAAAATGCGTATTGGATTTTATTGACCATTATTTTAATAATGAGACCTAATTACGGTTTAACCAAAGCACGCTCCAAAGATAGAACTGTAGGAACTATCATTGGCGGACTCATAGCCACTGTCATTGTTTTTTTGGTACAAGATGTTTATGCATATGCGATTTTGGCGCTCATCTCTTTTGTAATAGCGTTATCTATGCTTCAAAAGAATTATAAGGCATCGGCAATATACGTAACGCTCAGCATTGTTTTTATTTACGGTATTCTTCAACCAGATGTAATGACCGTAATACAATACCGTATTTTAGATACCCTTTTGGGGGCTGTGCTCTCGTACCTAGGTTTTTTGTTTTTATGGCCTAGTTGGAGTTTTCAAGAGATACGTAAAGATGTTGTCAAAAGTGTGGAGGCGAATAGAACATATCTGTCTGAGATTGCAAATTTTTATATTCATAAAGGCAATGTACCTACAAGTTATAGATTGGCACGAAAAAATGCATTTTTAGAGACTTCCAATCTTAGTTCTGCTTTTCAAAGAATGACGCAAGAACCGCATTCCAAGCAGAAGAACTTAAATGAAATTTATCAATTGGTAGAGCTAAACCATAATTTCTTATCCTCTTTGGCATCATGGAGTATTTATATACAGCACCATACAACTACAGAGGCTTCTGAACGTTTAAACAATATTATTACTAAGATCGATGAGAACTTAGAATCGGTATTGAAAATGTTATCTATTGATGCTGCGGATAAACAAGTTATAAATTTAGATGAGGTAATATCGTTTGAGAAACAACTGCCCAAATTTCAATCTGAAGAGGTGAATTTAAGTGCAGACGATTCACATAAATACAAAAGAAACCATCAAGAAGAACAACTGATTTGGGAACAGTTACGATGGTTGTATTCTTTAAGTGTCAATATGATGAAATTGACCTCTAGTTTATAA
- a CDS encoding glycoside hydrolase family 2 TIM barrel-domain containing protein codes for MAIQLNKTLYRTVLIITFLAINGLVLYGIGAAWAFMNTGADKTSMLHLEVPMEDVYKPNLDWVSLDNPGRPMEKQALAEITNDYMNAWHVRNIAYKKNDRYGIEDFYTDSARVRLYDNIDLNKKNNHWYKRTTLNHNSALDFYTADGTMVVFKDYNVEEYQEIYEGETLLLTERDTTSYQVMMLLEDGFWRIRHLKEIPSPVDTMPTEPRNIDDQLKKIHQIKGINYYPKDSPWDTFGKKFNDTIIEQDFKIIQNMGLNTIRIFIQYEDFGKNKVDHKKLQLLKTLLDSAEAYNLDVLITLFDFYGDYDVSNWTLTHRHAQQIVNAVKDHPAVLGWDIKNEPDLDFESRGRLRVLNWLEQMIANIKKWDKKHPVTIGWSTPEAGIELADKVDFVSFHYYKDIEDFKTAYDTLNSAVPNKPKLLQEYGISSYKGAWNFYRGADQEGQKEYYSQMQQVLKENEVPYMFWTLYDFEKVPSAVAGSLPWKTKKQHYFGCLDTLGNKKPSYFELVEQIKKE; via the coding sequence ATGGCGATACAGTTGAATAAAACATTGTACAGAACAGTACTCATAATTACTTTTTTAGCTATCAACGGACTAGTTCTTTATGGTATTGGCGCTGCATGGGCATTTATGAATACGGGTGCAGATAAGACTTCCATGTTACATTTAGAAGTTCCCATGGAGGATGTCTACAAACCAAATCTTGATTGGGTCAGTTTAGACAATCCCGGTAGACCTATGGAAAAACAAGCTCTGGCAGAAATCACCAATGACTATATGAACGCATGGCACGTGAGAAACATAGCCTATAAGAAAAATGACCGATACGGAATAGAGGATTTTTATACCGATAGCGCAAGGGTAAGGCTTTATGATAATATAGACCTCAACAAAAAAAACAATCATTGGTACAAGCGCACTACACTAAACCACAACTCTGCTTTAGACTTTTATACGGCAGATGGTACCATGGTCGTTTTTAAAGATTATAACGTTGAAGAATACCAAGAAATCTATGAAGGAGAAACTTTATTGTTGACCGAAAGAGATACCACCAGCTATCAAGTAATGATGCTTTTGGAGGATGGCTTTTGGCGCATAAGACATTTAAAGGAAATTCCCTCACCGGTTGATACAATGCCTACTGAGCCAAGAAACATTGATGACCAATTAAAGAAAATCCACCAGATCAAAGGAATCAACTACTACCCTAAAGATTCGCCCTGGGATACGTTTGGCAAGAAGTTCAATGATACAATTATAGAGCAAGATTTTAAGATCATACAAAATATGGGGCTCAACACCATTCGTATATTCATACAGTATGAAGACTTTGGCAAAAATAAAGTTGATCATAAAAAACTGCAGCTGTTAAAGACACTTTTAGACAGCGCCGAAGCCTACAATTTAGACGTTCTAATCACTTTATTCGATTTCTATGGGGATTATGATGTTTCTAACTGGACTTTAACACACAGGCACGCCCAGCAAATAGTCAATGCCGTTAAAGACCACCCTGCAGTATTAGGTTGGGATATTAAAAACGAACCAGACCTGGATTTTGAATCCCGCGGACGTTTACGGGTTCTAAACTGGTTAGAGCAAATGATCGCAAATATCAAAAAATGGGACAAAAAACATCCGGTCACTATAGGTTGGTCTACCCCAGAAGCCGGTATAGAACTTGCCGACAAAGTAGATTTTGTATCCTTTCATTATTATAAGGATATCGAAGATTTCAAAACAGCTTATGACACCTTGAATTCAGCTGTGCCCAACAAACCTAAATTACTTCAAGAGTATGGGATATCATCATACAAAGGTGCGTGGAATTTTTATAGAGGTGCAGACCAAGAAGGACAAAAAGAATACTATAGTCAAATGCAACAGGTATTGAAAGAAAACGAAGTCCCATATATGTTTTGGACATTATATGATTTTGAAAAAGTACCAAGTGCCGTGGCAGGAAGCTTACCCTGGAAAACAAAAAAACAGCACTATTTTGGCTGTTTAGATACATTGGGCAATAAAAAACCTTCGTATTTTGAATTGGTGGAACAGATTAAAAAGGAGTAA